A genomic window from Gossypium hirsutum isolate 1008001.06 chromosome D10, Gossypium_hirsutum_v2.1, whole genome shotgun sequence includes:
- the LOC107915669 gene encoding peroxidase 7 encodes MKSSVLILFLLSIICTASCGHGEEDSFPTFPALPIPETLLLDNLLSFDYYHQRCPQLEQIIHTKLKQWVAKDHTLAASLLRLHFHDCFATGCDASILLNHEGSERRAEASKTLRGFQVIDDIKAEVEKSCPAIVSCTDILTAATRDATVLLGGPYWRVPYGRKDSRISNAKDAEMVPSGRESITTLLELFQSRGLNFIDLVVLSGAHTIGRTSCGAIQHRLYQGLNGTSSMPNPPLDDHYLDFLQRKCRCASGDYVDLDATTPTTFDSQFYANLQKNMGLLSTDQMLYSDPRTSPIVNSLIGTPSLFIHQFSASMVRLANIQVLSGLDEAGEIRTNCNFVNPYNN; translated from the exons ATGAAATCCTCCGTTCTTATCCTTTTCCTCCTCTCCATTATATGTACAGCCAGCTGTGGGCATGGTGAAGAAGACTCTTTCCCAACTTTTCCTGCATTACCAATACCAGAGACGTTGCTGTTAGATAATCTCTTGTCCTTCGACTACTACCACCAGAGATGCCCACAGCTTGAACAAATTATCCACACAAAACTGAAACAATGGGTTGCAAAGGATCACACACTTGCCGCCAGTCTTTTGAGGCTGCACTTTCATGACTGCTTTGCCAcg GGATGCGACGCTTCCATTCTCTTGAACCACGAAGGAAGTGAGAGGAGAGCCGAGGCTAGCAAAACATTGAGAGGGTTTCAAGTGATAGACGATATTAAGGCGGAGGTGGAGAAATCCTGCCCGGCAATCGTGTCTTGCACTGACATTCTGACGGCAGCCACCAGGGATGCCACCGTTTTACTCGGAGGACCATATTGGAGAGTTCCTTATGGCAGGAAAGATTCGCGTATTTCAAATGCAAAAGATGCTGAGATGGTGCCTAGTGGTCGCGAAAGCATTACCACTTTGCTTGAGTTGTTCCAATCTCGGGGTCTAAATTTCATTGATTTGGTGGTTCTCTCAG GAGCACACACCATTGGAAGGACATCGTGTGGTGCAATTCAACACCGGCTGTATCAGGGGTTGAATGGAACATCGAGCATGCCAAATCCTCCTCTTGATGATCATTACTTGGACTTCTTACAAAGGAAATGCAGATGTGCATCGGGCGACTACGTTGATCTTGATGCTACAACCCCAACCACTTTTGATTCCCAGTTTTATGCCAATCTTCAGAAAAATATGGGACTTCTATCCACCGATCAAATGCTCTATTCTGATCCAAGGACTTCACCTATCGTCAACTCTTTGATTGGAACCCCTTCCCTTTTCATACACCAGTTCTCAGCCTCCATGGTAAGGCTTGCAAACATTCAAGTCCTCTCTGGTCTCGATGAAGCCGGCGAAATTCGAACCAACTGCAATTTTGTCAACCCTTATAATAATTGA